The genomic interval TTCAACAGATCCTCAGGCGCGCTCTATTACCACCGCATAGCCTTGCCCTACGCCAATACACATGGTTACCACGGCATAGCGTTTTTGCTGTTCGTGCAGTTCCAGTGCGGCTGAGGTGAGTATGCGTGCGCCGCTCATGCCAAGCGGATGCCCTATGGCAATAGCGCCGCCGTTCGGGTTCACGCGGGCATCGTCATCGGCAATGCCCCAGGCGCGCAGGCAGGCCAGGCTTTGCGCGGCAAAGGCTTCGTTCAGTTCAATCACGTCAATATCGTTCCAGCTCAGACCGGCCTTTTTCAGTGCCGTGTTGGCCGCCGTAACCGGGCCTATACCCATAATGCGCGGCTCCACACCGCTTACCCCCATCGACACAATGCGCGCCAGCGGCTTCAGGTTGTGGGTGGCAATGGCGCTTTCGGAAGCCAGCAGCAAAGCCGCCGCCCCGTCGTTCAGGCCAGAGGCGTTGCCGGCTGTAACCGTGCCATCTTTGCGGAACGAAGGCTTGAGTGCAGAAAGGCCTTCTAACGTGGTTTTGGGCTTTATAAATTCATCCTGCGCAAACACCAGCGCATCGCCTTTTTTCTGCGCAATGGTCACAGGCACAATTTCCTTTACAAACCGTCCGCGCGCCTGGGCGGCAGTTGCTTTCTGCTGCGAGCGCAGGGCAAATGCATCCTGATCGACGCGGCTTATGCTGTCGCGGTCGGCCAGGTTTTCGGCGGTTTCGCCCATGGCATCGGTGCCATACTGCTCTTTCATCTTGGCATTGATGAAACGCCAGCCAAAACTCGAGTCGAAAAGCTGCGCATCACGGCCATACGGGGTCGATGTTTTCGACATAATCCACGGGCCGCGCGTCATATTTTCCACGCCGCCGGCCACCACAAGCTCGGCATCGCCGCACATAATTACACGCGCCGCCGCCATCGCTGCCGACAGGCCCGAGGCACAGAGGCGGTTTACCGTTTCGCCGGGCACACTCACCGGCATGCCGGCCAGCAGCAGCGCCATGCGGGCCACGTTGCGGTTGTCTTCGCCCGCCTGGTTGGCGCAGCCCAAAAGCACATCACCAATCTGCTGCGGATCCACACCCGCGTT from Bacteroidota bacterium carries:
- the pcaF gene encoding 3-oxoadipyl-CoA thiolase, whose product is MKSAYIIDGVRTPVGNFAGTLAAVRTDDLAAHVLRELMARNAGVDPQQIGDVLLGCANQAGEDNRNVARMALLLAGMPVSVPGETVNRLCASGLSAAMAAARVIMCGDAELVVAGGVENMTRGPWIMSKTSTPYGRDAQLFDSSFGWRFINAKMKEQYGTDAMGETAENLADRDSISRVDQDAFALRSQQKATAAQARGRFVKEIVPVTIAQKKGDALVFAQDEFIKPKTTLEGLSALKPSFRKDGTVTAGNASGLNDGAAALLLASESAIATHNLKPLARIVSMGVSGVEPRIMGIGPVTAANTALKKAGLSWNDIDVIELNEAFAAQSLACLRAWGIADDDARVNPNGGAIAIGHPLGMSGARILTSAALELHEQQKRYAVVTMCIGVGQGYAVVIERA